From the genome of Acropora palmata chromosome 4, jaAcrPala1.3, whole genome shotgun sequence, one region includes:
- the LOC141878531 gene encoding uncharacterized protein LOC141878531: MDPRTSVISLPELAPSVRTSAAKSLRFPGPTTCTSELAPSVGNSAAKSLKFPGPTTCTSYFAPADPAHGLAFVAEESRENKQQRRYIYLSGCNRTLAKDYEAIAKALTFGPPQRLAKAVLKCKLLSKHVIESVLNLLSNEVSGLCSRKTPSLLRKCGKEDLANFKFQSLCYEWRERSPLFFSFLMTRCISGRSRDQAVKWLPSAVVAGSVLLKQRNQEMNATASVLGVLLKTGSIEANLNRLCKLKLTCSNTSTLSKLDILGAHHNEVLITAKERIFQEQVKLKELTQRVTDQVHACSGNCLEDCLEAQASLEAQDLLKQHQMASHPGFVIAFDNIDLELKVKNMTMSKQNRDIHWVNHKMFINRVHGNSLPCNGPRCDLSEVSNSNFLPSIKDQKRERFNYIVLVSRILTQYFDAFEPLKDVCIQHIPHKYSKEMCEKSTKVPLGIIFKNENLNEDMLTILRQFYTYLPTSGDNEVDPQLFAGDQLTVERAVNVVATVSNGYTPEDRLEGMNFQIGDWHAGVKILSLIFKKFFSAKSDGDTCSLYSDRTLIDRRNVKAEPQSAYHADRDFLVLVIQARVIAAAMTELSFTDKSSQPVKCPLHEDLQRQRKVAKLQYLHKVSSLIVDKVVFDDNSVNGLLEQILRAQETQDALDLQPRTADGRCPFSFKFDGVSRRRHEASHNPPSNDASCQEMTSTSEDPCQSEVSLKDDVYNYNCALLADGLFFLNFLDAVSEGDGFRLITQYKFMMLYCRADGHHSNKYALECLYQAFCVNALLSPRDCERFVWNRSVNNKGGRGKNIPLDLEVEHSNLFNKAAVRNLGANVTEKAVQRISFSEGGTANMTAGVDESLNRLIGSGRHTSSSADRDLGELIKRAVITKGFTEVPNRQYQHLRV; the protein is encoded by the exons ATGGACCCGCGCACATCTGTTATCTCGCTTCCAGAATTAGCTCCAAGCGTTAGAACCAGTGCTGCGAAGTCGTTAAGGTTCCCAGGTCCTACCACTTGTACTTCAGAATTAGCTCCAAGCGTTGGAAACAGTGCTGCGAAGTCGCTAAAGTTCCCAGGTCCTACCACTTGTACGTCTTATTTTGCTCCAGCAGACCCTGCTCATGGATTAGCTTTCGTCGCTGAAGAGTCACGCGAAAAT AAGCAGCAACGCCGCTACATTTACCTCAGTGGATGTAATAGGACCCTTGCAAAGGATTACGAAGCCATAGCAAAGGCACTTACCTTCGGACCACCGCAAAGACTTGCAAAAGCGGTTCTAAAGTGCAAGCTGTTATCAAAACATGTCATTGAAAGTGTACTCAACCTGCTGTCCAACGAAGTAAGTGGCCTTTGCTCACGAAAAACCCCTTCGCTGCTGAGAAAATGTGGTAAAGAAGATCtggcaaattttaaatttcaatccCTTTGCTATGAATGGAGGGAAAGATCTCCActgttcttttcatttctgatGACTCGTTGCATCTCTGGTCGTTCAAGAGATCAAGCAGTGAAATGGTTGCCGAGTGCAGTAGTCGCCGGCTCAGTACTACTGAagcaaagaaatcaagagatGAATGCCACTGCAAGTGTGTTGGGAGTCCTCTTAAAGACCGGATCCATAGAG GCAAACCTTAACAGACTGTGCAAGCTTAAATTGACATGCTCAAATACATCCACTTTGAGCAAGCTGGATATCCTTGGAGCTCATCACAATGAGGTACTTATAACTGCCAAGGAAAGAATATTCCAAGAGCAGGTCAAACTGAAAGAGCTTACACAGAGGGTAACTGATCAAGTTCATGCTTGTTCTGGCAATTGTTTGGAGGATTGTCTGGAAGCCCAAGCATCGCTTGAGGCCCAAGATTTGTTGAAACAGCATCAAATGGCTTCCCACCCTGGGTTTGTGATCGCTTTTGATAACATTGATTTGGAGTTGAAAGTTAAGAATATGACaatgtcaaaacaaaacagagacATCCATTGGGTAAACCACAAGATGTTCATTAATCGTGTCCATGGAAATTCATTGCCATGTAATGGTCCCCGCTGTGATCTGTCAGAGGTATCCAACAGTAATTTTCTTCCAAGCATAAAAGATCAAAAGAGGGAGAGGTTTAATTACATTGTACTTGTGTCAAGAATACTGACTCAGTACTTTGATGCGTTTGAGCCGTTGAAGGATGTGTGCATACAGCATATCCCACACAAATACAGCAAGGAAATGTGTGAAAAGTCCACAAAG GTTCCACTTGGTATAATTTTTAAGAACGAAAATCTCAATGAAGATATGCTCACCATTTTGCGTCAGTTTTACACATACCTGCCCACCAGTGGTGACAATGAAGTTGATCCTCAATTGTTTGCTGGTGATCAGTTGACAGTGGAACGAGCTGTGAATGTTGTTGCCACGGTATCAAATGGTTACACCCCTGAAGACAGACTGGAAGGAATGAATTTCCAAATTGGGGACTGGCATGCTGGTGTTAAAATTTTGTCA CTTATcttcaaaaaattcttttctGCAAAATCTGACGGTGATACCTGTTCCTTGTACTCTGATCGGACCTTGATTGATCGACGGAATGTTAAAGCTGAACCGCAATCTGCCTACCATGCTGACAGGGACTTCTTGGTGCTTGTTATCCAGGCCAGGGTTATTGCAGCAGCTATGACAGAACTTAGCTTCACAGACAAATCGAGTCAGCCAGTCAAGTGCCCATTACATGAAGATCTACAGCGTCAAAGGAAAGTTGCCAAACTTCAATACTTACACAAGGTTTCATCATTGATAGTCGACAAGGTTGTATTTGATGACAACTCTGTGAATGGGCTGCTTGAGCAGATCCTAAGAGCCCAAGAAACTCAAGATGCCTTAGATTTGCAACCCAGGACAGCAGATGGAAGATGTCCTTTTTCCTTTAAGTTTGATGGTGTCTCTCGTAGGAGACATGAAGCATCCCACAATCCACCTTCAAATGATGCATCTTGTCAGGAGATGACAAGCACAAGTGAAGATCCTTGTCAATCAGAGGTTTCCTTGAAAGATGATGTGTACAATTACAATTGTGCATTGCTAGCAGATGGATTATTCTTCTTGAACTTTCTTGACGCTGTCAGTGAAGGGGATGGTTTTAGACTGATTACACAATACAAGTTCATGATGCTTTATTGCAGAGCTGATGGGCACCACAGCAATAAATATGCATTAGAATGCCTCTATCAGGCTTTCTGTGTTAATGCCCTTTTGTCTCCAAGAGATTGCGAAAGGTTTGTTTGGAATAGAAGTGTCAACAACAAAGGAGGCAGAGGTAAGAACATCCCCCTGGATCTGGAGGTTGAACACAGTAACCTGTTCAACAAAGCAGCAGTCAGAAATCTTGGAGCTAATGTGACAGAAAAGGCAGTTCaaagaatttcattttctgaAGGTGGCACTGCAAACATGACAGCTGGTGTTGACGAGAGCCTAAACAGGTTAATTGGGTCTGGCAGGCACACAAGCAGCTCCGCAGACAGAGACTTAGGTGAACTTATTAAACGGGCAGTGATAACCAAAGGGTTCACAGAAGTGCCCAACCGACAGTATCAGCACTTAAGGGTTTGA
- the LOC141880326 gene encoding ATP-dependent DNA helicase RecQ-like — protein sequence MANVAAVFDLVSQKFCIRELNALQKEAIIQFVEKQRDVFINLPTGFGKSLIYQALPLVFDAMHGEGHIVVVVSPLMSLMKDQVQKLRNLGISAVTLSDIEEEDAKAVEKGVFSVVYGSPEAFLKIARWRKLLTSDMYRAKLCAIAVDEAHVIKQWGTSNNSSMAAFRETYAELHELRSLAPDVKMLALTATATTSTRHTITEILLMDNPHVIYENPSKANIAYSVHYIDKERSAEDYL from the exons ATGGCGAACGTCGCTGCTGTCTTCGATCTTGTGTCCCAGAAATTTTGTATTCGGGAGTTAAATGCCCTTCAGAAAGAAGCTATAATTCAATTCGTGGAGAAGCAGAGAGATGTTTTTATTAATCTACCTACTGGATTTGGAAAATCTTTAATATATCAAGCTTTGCCTTTGGTTTTCGACGCCATGCATGGAGAAGGCcatattgttgttgttgtctcaCCTCTCATGAGTCTTATGAAAGATCAGGTCCAAAAGTTAAGAAATCTTGGAATCTCTGCCGTCACCCTCAGTGACATTGAGGAAGAAGACGCAAAGGCAGTTGAGAAAGGTGTCTTCTCCGTCGTTTATGGAAGTCCAGAGGCTTTCTTAAAAATCGCACGATGGAGGAAACTGTTAACAAGCGACATGTACAGGGCAAAGTTGTGTGCAATTGCAGTCGATGAGGCTCATGTCATAAAGCAGTG GGGTACTTCAAACAACAGCAGCATGGCAGCATTTAGAGAAACGTACGCTGAACTCCATGAACTAAGGTCTCTTGCTCCTGATGTCAAGATGTTAGCATTGACTGCTACAGCAACCACTTCCACAAGGCACACTATTACAGAAATATTATTGATGGATAACCCTCATGTGATCTATGAAAATCCTAGCAAGGCAAACATTGCTTACTCTGTTCACTACATAGATAAAGAGAGATCAGCTGAAGATTATCTTTGA